From the Cydia amplana chromosome 8, ilCydAmpl1.1, whole genome shotgun sequence genome, the window tcaaacaactttgtcagttgaAAAGGGCGCAAAATTCAGATTTTCTATTGGGTGACCCTTAGTagacacattttttaaatttgctgttcttttctactgacggaaatggcttgacagactatatatgCTTAAGAACATAACAGACATTTTGACACActatttttctaaaaaaaaaaactagctatatgaaaaaaaaaagattaagctAAAAAACTCCATGGCCACTGTTAACGGTATACTAAAATTAACTGCATTACTTTATCAAGTGCCCTTAAATAAATCAGCTTTTATAAGATTTTATAACAAATTGataagttttattttctaatatacATATACTAAAGGTAACTTCTTTGTTTGTATAAGAAGTTTTGGCAAACATTTCATAGCCCCTTACCTGGCTGAATGCCAATACGTTTAAATTTATGACACAAGTGTTATAATTTTATGAAAATGTAAAGCTATTGGCACTGTAGATAAAATAATGCTCAGTAACAAGGTacataaaatgcacattaaGGTAATAGCGGTGGTAAAGGAATTATTCTTAGATTCTTACCTTGAAACTTATTAGAGGTTCCTCAGAGTCTTCTTTGTAATATTCAATGTTTACAGTCACCAGCCCACGATCGAACAGTCTTACTGATACTGTCGTGCCCTTCTTACCCGTTAATAGTTTCAAGGACCCGCCATCCACGGCTACTTCTGCGGCTAAAATAAGATTCGGCACATAATCTTTTAAAACGGTTTCCAGCTGACTAAAGACCGCCTTTTGACCGCTTTTGTCGCCTAGACGGGCGGGGTCAATCGAAAAGTCCATTAGTAACGTTTGCACCGACATTATTTAATTTGCACAAAGATTGTACTATTATTAAATATGGAGTAATACTTGGACGGGACCGGGAATTGAGGAAGAATATTAAGTGGTACTTGCTGTATTTTTGATTGAAAAGGGAATTGACATGACATTTATTAAAAGGGTTGCATGTTGTAAAAAATGTTGTGTAGAAAATTTTCTAAATTCGATTTTTGTACtaaaaatttagaaaaataattttaatgtattactTTAAACAAACCTTATCATAAgaacatttttgttatttttgttttatattatataagaGGATTAAGAGGCCAAAATATTGGAAGACTGGCAGCACGAATCTCGTATAACTgatggcctaccgcgaaccacgttcgacgtgttgcatctctgtcgcacttgtaaattcgtacgtaagtgtgacagggaggcaacacgtcgaacgtggttcgcggtaggccctctggatgGCATGAGCGGTGGGCAATGACCGAATGAGATACACGTATggaactttcagtaggagtagaaGAGTTTCAGTAGGGTTCGATATTCAGTTATATTGTTCGTCCCTGTCGCTGTCTCACTTTTATTCCTCACCGTATGGTGGTGGGTAAcaaataacccgaccaaattacgtagctTGTTTTTGGTACGTTATCAGTAatgttaaaacatgtttttaattttgtcgCATAGTGTATGTTCTGTACCTCACAggcgcacgcgtatagctcatctctaggatcctaccatctatgaggCTGAATTGCCATCATtgtctatagaaatactaccatctatgttgTCTATGTATGTTTGACTGACCTAGCAACACTCATAGAGTGCCTCTATAATCTGTGGTCTTTCTTTTGGTAAAAATCGGGATCGTGAGATTCTTGTGATATGGCCGGAAATAATACCGAAGAAGTAGAGGTGGGTAGGATAACATCACAGAAGACAAGAAGCAAGGCTTCTACCCGAATTTACGGAATATCTTATCCCACTTCCCTTACTTATTGCGAGTTCTGGTGATGTGGCTGAACTAACTTTCACTACAGCATTTGTTTCGTGTTCACTggatttttttatcattttataaCTTCCTGCTTGCTACTCTCTGGTTTAATTAGGGCAGAAGGCTTCAAACATACCTTTGTATAACGTTTTGATAGTTAATACGAAATTGTTGGAGGTTAGAATTATCAGAAAAATGACCTGTATTTTCAAGGGGTCCGCGACCACCGATGTGAAGACCAACAGTTCTGCGGAAGTACCGCCAGAGTTCCTTATCAAGCACCCCCTACAGAACACTTGGAGCCTTTGGTTTTACGACAACGACAGAAACAAGACATGGGAAGAGAACCTGATAGAACTCACCACATTTGATACAGTCGAGGACTTTTGGAGGTATGTTGTTGAAGTGACTTATTAATAAAAGCTAAGATAAGAAGTGCTGAATAATGTGAACCTATCATTTTGTCTGCCTGTGTaagcatgtgtgtgtgtgtgtgtaaaaaattacaattaaaaagtgtggcaatgtcattattaatgtcaaatttctattaaaTCAATGATATTCCAGTTGTACGATAATTTGAGGCCCAATGCCAATGCAACAAACccaataaattttaattaagtattgtttaatattattttatttaaaaatggttTTAACATTAATTGGTGCATTTGAATGCATTTCAACAACAGTTTTTAATTGATGCACAGTTTGCCTGTGACCATGAGAAATGCTAGAATCTGATAAGTACCATTtgcttttataatattttgcCTAGAGTACTTagcttttaaatatataaaccaTACTTTTAATCCAAAATTTAAGGGCACTaggaattaaataattttctatAACATATGtatcaaatttaaattaatattttctaGACTATACCATCACATAAAGCTACCTTCAGAATTGCGCCAAGGCCACGACTATGCGGTGTTCAAACAGGGCATCCGTCCCATGTGGGAAGATGACGCCAACAAGATGGGAGGCAGGTGGCTTATCAGTCTTGAGAAGAAACAGCGTAACTCTGACTTGGACCGGTTTTGGTTAGATGTGGTAAGCACTCCATGCAATATAttgtttactagcgacccgccccggtttcgcacgggttaacaaattatatataaaccttcctcttgaatcactctatctaataaaaaaatccaaatcaaaatccgttgtgtagttttaaagattataagcatacatagggacagacagcgggaagcgactttgtttgatACTATGCAGTGAGCTGCCagcgccagcaatttttgatcaagcgtgctcgtgtcgccactgacagtaattgtaccacgcagagtaagtttggcatagttacgggagttataaatgtgctgtaaaaaccaaatcagatctttgtcttatttatcagactgtggcgaaatgagctggatatgtaatgtcttatatatcagactctggccgttaaagggttaaatattAGCATAGTGTTATCAATCACAGCTTATCTTGAGAGAATCTTTGCTAGGTTACTTTCAGTCTGAGTACACATATGATATTctattaattcagaataaattCGTCTTTTCTTTATTTGTCAAGTCTTCACtgcaaaaataaagtttttatacTTCCATTGCCTAAAACCTTTTGTGTACTGATCTGAGGCCACATTAAAAGTCAATCTTGTTTATTTTCAGGTTCTTTTACTCATTGGGGAGAATTTCGAGAATGCTGATGAAATTTGCGGTGCAGTTGTGAATGTTAGACCTAAACTTGATAAAATAGGTAAGTCATGCTTATTAGTATTTTTATGTTGATTTTGTTCCACTTTCATTATTAGTAATGGTTCAACCGGGTCCCACTAGTTAACatcaagttgttaccagtggttaTGACTGAATTTTTTTTCTCACCTGTCTCCAGTGGTAACAACTAAGAAaatttattcccagtagttaccaccagcTCACTTTGGTGACCAATGTGGTTTGGTTACCACCAACTcactttggtggtaactaggtATAGTGGGTTTTTTCTCAGTTGTACCCAGTGTTAAATGGTAAGAAAAAAGTCCCAGTTGTTATCCAGTGTAACAACTTGTAATGGTAACTAGTGAGAATAACCCGTTCAACTTGTATTGCACCCAATTTTATAAAATGGGCCAAAACTTCTTTCagtttataacttttttttatataaattcttttttgtTTCAATGCTATTTATATATTCACATTTGCTCGATATTCAGTTATACAATTGTAATAATGTAATACCAAACTGTGCATTGTCTGAAATTCATCTATGTACAATTAAATAGGTCCTGAGTATAAATGTACaagtgatatttttattttgtaggtGTGTGGACAGCCGATGCTTCCAAACAGCATGCTACTATAGAGATTGGCAGAAAACTGAAGGAGCAACTCGGAATCCACGGGAAAATCGGCTTCCAGGTCCATAGAGACACTATGGTCAAACACAGCTCGGCCACCAAGAATCTGTATACTGTTTAGTCTGAATTATTTGTACTACATGTATGGGATAACTCGTTATTATGAATAACAGGGTATAAAAGTGGAGCTCTTCTTGTCATACAAATCTATTgaatatttagtttattttagtGGAAATATTAGTCTCAAAACGTACTAATCCGTGTGATTAAGTGTTGTTGGTGTAAAAAGATATTTGGAATCGCTTGGCCACGCAACGGCGCGGACCACGGCTGTGTTCTGCTGTGTAAGCTCCATGTTTAGTGGTGCCGCTTCAATGATACACTTCTATACCTTGTTACTATGTTGTGAACTAAATGCTAAGTTATTATTCGCACTGTGTGCGAGTACTAACGATTTTTCTATGGTTGGTCCAATTGTGAAACTTATTGATTAAGTAATGATATTTGAtatatcaaattattaattggcCTATAAGTCTGTATATGATTACTAAAAGTTACAGTTAGATTGCTGTAGCAGTTGTAACGTTTAGAATCTGATAGAGACAGGCTAGAGTTATCTCATAATGTTTCGtcaaatagtttattttatttaacagaaGTCGTGTTTTAGGTTGATGTTTGATCGTTTGTTTCGTATTCA encodes:
- the LOC134650035 gene encoding eukaryotic translation initiation factor 4E-like, with amino-acid sequence MAGNNTEEVEGSATTDVKTNSSAEVPPEFLIKHPLQNTWSLWFYDNDRNKTWEENLIELTTFDTVEDFWRLYHHIKLPSELRQGHDYAVFKQGIRPMWEDDANKMGGRWLISLEKKQRNSDLDRFWLDVVLLLIGENFENADEICGAVVNVRPKLDKIGVWTADASKQHATIEIGRKLKEQLGIHGKIGFQVHRDTMVKHSSATKNLYTV